The Thermococcus thermotolerans genome contains a region encoding:
- a CDS encoding NifB/NifX family molybdenum-iron cluster-binding protein yields MKIAIPTNDGGIDDVVAPVFGRAPAFLIAEVDENGTIVSSKVLKNPAASSVGGIGPLAVQTLINEGVDAVVVPQVGPNALGALQAAGIRVYQVAPGTPVREAITSTIGSGPGRIGTAPGSPREAGLGGAGAAAAPVHGPYPIYPAYAYGSGWGRGRGRGFGRGRGNGRGWGARLGYCPRTGQPRGRARWRDRW; encoded by the coding sequence ATGAAGATCGCAATACCCACGAACGATGGAGGAATCGATGACGTCGTTGCCCCCGTTTTCGGGAGGGCTCCGGCGTTCCTTATAGCGGAAGTGGATGAAAACGGCACCATAGTTAGCAGCAAGGTCCTCAAGAACCCCGCCGCGAGCTCTGTCGGTGGGATTGGCCCGCTGGCGGTTCAGACCCTGATCAACGAGGGCGTCGATGCCGTGGTAGTTCCACAGGTGGGCCCCAATGCCCTTGGTGCCCTCCAGGCCGCGGGCATAAGGGTCTACCAAGTCGCACCGGGAACCCCCGTAAGGGAGGCGATAACTAGCACCATTGGAAGCGGCCCTGGACGAATAGGAACCGCTCCAGGCTCCCCACGAGAGGCAGGCTTAGGTGGAGCAGGAGCAGCCGCAGCACCCGTCCATGGCCCCTACCCAATCTATCCGGCATACGCCTACGGTTCCGGCTGGGGAAGAGGTCGCGGCAGAGGTTTTGGACGTGGACGGGGCAACGGCAGGGGATGGGGCGCCAGGCTTGGATACTGCCCCCGAACCGGCCAGCCGAGAGGAAGGGCACGCTGGCGCGACCGGTGGTGA
- a CDS encoding NifB/NifX family molybdenum-iron cluster-binding protein encodes MRCLRVAFGMENDETLTDSHYGDSKFFAIYRVCEDGSVKFLEKRHNKARDFKEHDGGHGNPKKFKAVINQLSDVDVLAAFRMGPNFIRIREGTDKVVVFTRTRELSTALRRIVKNFNELWEQAQAKKARNHPLF; translated from the coding sequence GTGAGGTGTCTGAGAGTCGCGTTCGGAATGGAAAACGACGAAACCCTCACAGATTCCCACTACGGCGACTCGAAGTTCTTTGCGATTTACAGGGTCTGCGAAGATGGAAGCGTTAAGTTCCTCGAAAAGAGGCACAACAAAGCGAGGGACTTCAAGGAACACGACGGTGGGCACGGGAACCCAAAGAAGTTCAAGGCCGTGATCAACCAGCTTTCAGACGTTGATGTTCTGGCCGCTTTCAGGATGGGGCCCAATTTCATCCGGATTCGAGAGGGTACGGACAAGGTGGTTGTCTTCACCAGGACAAGGGAGCTGAGCACCGCCCTTCGGAGGATTGTAAAAAACTTCAATGAACTCTGGGAGCAAGCTCAAGCAAAGAAGGCCCGGAACCATCCGCTTTTCTAG
- a CDS encoding ATP-binding protein gives MQIAVSGGKGGTGKSTVAVNLAIALRDHYDLVLADLDVEGPNDHLLLGIRLANEEPVEMFMPQFDYGKCIRCRKCAEVCEEHAIITMRDGTPFLMPNLCSGCGACDIVCPVSGAILPGKKLMGHTYLTETPYGFPLVTGRLLEGEERAMPIVSRAKKRAKGLGKELLMVDTAAGTSNTVSKALEDSRLIIAVTEPTPLGVHDGELILRLAKMMGIPAAVVVNRSDIGDVAKVCEIAGKYGAEVIAEIPYSENVIRSYVAGRPVVLTDYPEAEIFREMAERVVELLGGGE, from the coding sequence TTGCAGATAGCGGTGAGTGGCGGGAAGGGCGGAACCGGAAAGTCAACCGTCGCCGTTAACCTTGCGATAGCCCTGCGCGATCACTACGACCTTGTCTTGGCTGATCTCGATGTTGAGGGGCCCAACGATCACCTCTTGCTGGGGATTAGACTGGCCAACGAGGAGCCTGTTGAGATGTTCATGCCGCAGTTCGACTATGGAAAGTGCATCCGTTGCAGGAAGTGCGCGGAAGTCTGCGAGGAGCACGCGATAATAACCATGCGCGACGGGACACCCTTTCTGATGCCGAACCTCTGCTCCGGCTGTGGGGCGTGTGATATAGTTTGTCCGGTTTCGGGGGCCATTCTGCCGGGCAAGAAGCTGATGGGGCACACCTACCTTACCGAGACGCCCTACGGCTTCCCGCTCGTTACAGGGAGGCTCCTTGAGGGCGAGGAGAGGGCAATGCCGATAGTTTCGAGAGCCAAGAAGCGCGCCAAAGGGCTTGGGAAGGAGCTTTTGATGGTTGACACCGCCGCGGGGACAAGCAACACCGTTTCAAAAGCACTTGAGGACTCAAGGCTCATCATAGCCGTCACCGAGCCGACGCCCCTGGGGGTTCACGACGGTGAGCTGATACTCAGACTGGCAAAGATGATGGGCATCCCTGCGGCTGTCGTCGTGAACCGCTCGGACATCGGCGACGTGGCCAAGGTGTGCGAGATTGCCGGGAAGTACGGTGCGGAGGTAATAGCGGAGATTCCCTACAGCGAGAACGTCATAAGGAGCTACGTCGCGGGGAGGCCTGTAGTCCTGACGGACTATCCAGAGGCGGAAATCTTCCGGGAGATGGCAGAGAGGGTAGTTGAGCTTCTTGGGGGTGGTGAGTGA
- a CDS encoding ATP-binding protein gives MQLVIASGKGGVGKSTVTASLLYLLKDEYRFVAVDADADAPNLDLLLGVESWEEEMELVGAKVARINTGSCIRCGICQERCPYDCIKVVDGDYVVSELTCEGCNVCGLVCPVPGTITLEEVRSGVVRKATTRYGFPLISAQLDVGRPNSGKLVTEEKEWAKRLMGELGIDHMIVDSAAGIGCQVIASIGGADLAILVAEPTPASLSDVQRVYRVVQHFRQPAYLIINKADFNPGFTALKEWAEAEGIPILGEIPYDRAIPRSMSMLRPFVEAFPHSKAADAMREVVGRVKDEILK, from the coding sequence ATGCAGCTTGTCATAGCGAGCGGTAAGGGGGGAGTCGGAAAAAGCACCGTCACGGCATCTCTCCTCTACCTGCTGAAGGACGAGTACAGGTTCGTTGCCGTCGATGCCGATGCAGACGCGCCTAACCTCGACCTGCTCCTTGGGGTTGAGAGCTGGGAGGAGGAGATGGAACTTGTAGGGGCGAAGGTGGCCCGCATAAACACCGGGAGCTGCATAAGGTGCGGCATCTGCCAGGAGCGCTGTCCATACGACTGCATCAAAGTGGTAGACGGCGACTACGTTGTCAGCGAGCTGACCTGTGAGGGTTGCAACGTCTGCGGCCTCGTCTGTCCGGTTCCGGGGACGATAACGCTGGAAGAAGTCCGCTCCGGCGTGGTTAGGAAAGCGACCACCCGCTACGGTTTCCCGCTGATTTCCGCCCAGCTCGACGTCGGAAGACCCAACAGCGGAAAGCTGGTCACCGAGGAGAAGGAGTGGGCGAAGAGGCTCATGGGGGAGCTCGGCATTGACCACATGATAGTGGACAGTGCCGCGGGCATAGGCTGTCAGGTCATAGCGAGCATTGGCGGAGCGGATCTGGCAATACTCGTGGCGGAGCCTACCCCCGCTTCCCTCAGCGACGTTCAGAGGGTTTACAGGGTCGTCCAGCACTTCAGACAGCCGGCTTACCTCATCATCAACAAGGCCGACTTCAATCCTGGCTTTACTGCCCTCAAGGAGTGGGCCGAGGCCGAGGGAATCCCGATACTCGGGGAGATACCCTACGACAGAGCAATTCCGAGGAGCATGAGCATGCTGAGACCCTTCGTCGAGGCGTTCCCCCACTCGAAGGCGGCTGATGCCATGAGGGAGGTAGTGGGGCGGGTAAAAGACGAAATCCTGAAATAA
- the pfdA gene encoding prefoldin subunit alpha, giving the protein MAETNEMEKLAYEYQLLQAQAQLLAQNLELLTLGRNEFQAVKETLEELRKVEEEKPEILVPIGAGSFLKARIEDKENAIVSVGAGYAIEKNLDDAVAYLDARIKEYEEAIAKTQEALRKLEAQLGDLAKRAQEIQQRQAMGFSVKR; this is encoded by the coding sequence ATGGCCGAGACCAACGAGATGGAGAAACTCGCTTACGAGTATCAGCTCCTCCAGGCCCAGGCCCAGCTTCTGGCCCAGAACCTCGAACTGCTCACCCTTGGAAGGAACGAGTTTCAGGCGGTAAAAGAAACGCTGGAGGAGCTCAGGAAGGTCGAGGAGGAGAAACCGGAGATTCTGGTGCCCATTGGGGCAGGCTCATTCCTGAAGGCGAGGATAGAGGACAAGGAAAACGCGATAGTCAGCGTTGGCGCCGGCTACGCCATAGAGAAAAACCTCGACGATGCCGTAGCGTACCTCGACGCTCGTATAAAAGAATACGAGGAGGCAATAGCCAAGACTCAGGAGGCCCTGAGGAAGCTCGAAGCCCAGCTTGGAGACCTGGCCAAGAGGGCCCAGGAGATACAGCAGAGGCAGGCTATGGGCTTTAGTGTTAAGAGATGA
- a CDS encoding DUF2341 domain-containing protein, with amino-acid sequence MRRKLRITSIMLVLTLLLGTFGLAVPTITVNVQEIGTGANRLVSPVWEGRYTLWQSGTDVVAVELILTADMPAGTVVYVMLKNSSGVVVSNGTLVVGSGGIPAGTPFNVTVTPVNSAWVDPTQTEVIILSSDYNTDLSGPIFVNTQKLGLGTYDGSYSRPITVYGTSVFLDYYPIRMLFISSNPSFPWDSLYFTNTTGSCLYYWKEFNGTFVNSDGRTYSWAVFWVNVTNIPANSNETIFVNYLGTGNPCSAYVNPNKVFLFYDNFSSLANWQTGGTPTISGGELQLDRGDWILSTRSFPVPYSVEVFTNLAYDDGTPYDTRGGGFFSWVYSLGPFILPYVDSAGSGVGEGIGTEYLNWAGTLIPWGQQDGLVQADASSPITTLNWNYGDSNPPYIMGQWEILNATVTSTSVDFSQVLFLTWNGARWALSTTPSTGIPAYTQSTSSYTITVTSDGRILLGQWSGGPTRVDFVFVRKYVSPEPTYTLGNVYYHLTFVPEPPATSITGASVASTGIPTIAVIGKSAPVALPIGGQTSGGKTIPQLQNETDEVRGQSNTTERIKELARDANLTLPSNGP; translated from the coding sequence ATGCGGAGGAAACTCAGGATAACTTCAATCATGCTGGTTTTAACCCTGCTTCTTGGAACCTTTGGGCTAGCTGTGCCCACGATTACTGTTAACGTTCAGGAGATTGGAACCGGTGCCAACAGGCTTGTGAGCCCGGTTTGGGAGGGGAGATACACACTGTGGCAGTCGGGTACCGATGTCGTTGCCGTGGAGCTGATATTGACCGCTGATATGCCGGCGGGCACGGTTGTATACGTCATGCTGAAAAACTCTTCGGGTGTTGTTGTCTCGAACGGCACCCTTGTTGTAGGGTCCGGGGGCATCCCTGCGGGGACACCCTTCAATGTTACGGTTACTCCCGTTAATTCCGCATGGGTGGATCCGACACAGACGGAAGTTATCATTCTGTCCTCTGACTACAATACCGATTTGTCGGGCCCGATATTCGTGAATACTCAAAAGCTCGGCCTGGGTACTTATGATGGCAGTTATTCCCGTCCCATAACCGTCTATGGGACTTCTGTTTTTCTTGATTACTATCCGATACGGATGCTGTTCATATCGTCCAATCCATCGTTCCCGTGGGACTCGCTGTATTTCACGAATACAACGGGGAGCTGCCTGTATTATTGGAAGGAGTTCAATGGGACGTTTGTCAATTCCGATGGGAGAACCTACTCCTGGGCGGTATTTTGGGTAAACGTCACGAACATCCCCGCCAATTCCAATGAGACAATTTTTGTGAACTACCTGGGAACCGGAAATCCGTGTTCTGCTTATGTGAATCCCAACAAGGTGTTTTTATTCTATGATAATTTCAGCAGTCTCGCCAACTGGCAGACGGGAGGTACCCCAACCATCTCCGGAGGGGAGCTCCAGCTGGATAGGGGCGACTGGATACTGAGCACGAGGAGCTTTCCGGTGCCCTATTCTGTCGAGGTCTTTACGAACCTTGCCTATGACGACGGAACCCCCTACGACACAAGGGGAGGGGGGTTTTTCTCCTGGGTCTATTCACTCGGGCCGTTTATCCTTCCCTACGTGGATTCCGCGGGTTCTGGAGTGGGAGAGGGAATAGGGACGGAATACCTGAACTGGGCGGGCACGCTGATTCCCTGGGGTCAGCAGGACGGGCTGGTTCAGGCAGACGCTAGTTCCCCGATCACAACGCTGAACTGGAACTACGGAGACAGCAATCCTCCGTACATCATGGGGCAGTGGGAGATCCTCAATGCGACGGTAACCTCCACATCCGTTGATTTCTCGCAGGTACTGTTTCTGACATGGAATGGTGCCAGATGGGCCCTGTCCACAACGCCTTCCACGGGTATACCTGCGTACACCCAGAGCACGAGTTCATACACCATAACGGTGACGTCCGACGGCAGGATACTGCTCGGCCAGTGGAGCGGCGGGCCCACCCGCGTGGACTTTGTCTTTGTGAGGAAGTACGTTTCCCCCGAACCCACGTACACCCTCGGGAACGTGTATTACCACCTCACCTTCGTTCCGGAGCCGCCTGCGACGTCAATAACCGGAGCCTCGGTTGCCTCAACGGGTATTCCCACAATAGCAGTTATCGGAAAGTCTGCCCCGGTGGCACTCCCGATCGGGGGTCAGACCTCCGGCGGAAAGACCATCCCACAGCTTCAGAACGAGACCGATGAGGTCAGGGGTCAGAGTAACACCACAGAGAGAATTAAAGAGCTGGCAAGGGACGCGAACCTTACCCTCCCCTCCAATGGTCCGTAG
- a CDS encoding SDR family oxidoreductase, which yields MRNKLVVVTGGAGFIGSHIAWELVKDNEVVIIDNLYTGKEENVPPGAKLVKADIRDYSTIAELISHADYVFHEAAQVSVVESIRDPVFTEEVNVIGTINILRALLDGHGKLIFASSAAVYGDNPNLPLKETERPRPLSPYGLTKATAEEYLRVFHELYGLPVVSLRYFNVFGPRQGFNQYAGVISIFINRALKNEPLVIFGDGKQTRDFIYVKDVVRANLLVAESRRANGRVFNVATGRGTSILELATKIIEITGANTSILFDKPRPGDIRHSLADIGEIRKLGFEPEFSLEEGLKKTVEWYATDHWRGG from the coding sequence ATGAGGAACAAGCTCGTGGTCGTCACCGGAGGGGCGGGATTCATAGGCTCCCACATCGCCTGGGAGCTGGTCAAGGACAACGAGGTAGTCATAATCGACAACCTCTACACGGGAAAGGAGGAGAACGTTCCGCCGGGAGCGAAGCTCGTTAAAGCCGACATCAGGGACTACTCCACCATAGCCGAGCTGATAAGCCACGCGGATTACGTATTCCACGAGGCGGCACAGGTCAGCGTCGTGGAGAGCATAAGGGATCCGGTTTTTACGGAGGAAGTGAACGTCATCGGTACGATCAACATCCTGAGGGCACTGCTCGATGGGCACGGAAAGCTAATTTTTGCATCTTCGGCGGCGGTCTACGGGGACAACCCGAACCTCCCGTTAAAAGAAACAGAGAGGCCAAGACCGCTCTCGCCCTACGGCCTGACCAAGGCAACAGCTGAAGAGTATCTCCGCGTCTTTCACGAACTGTACGGCCTGCCCGTCGTCTCGCTGAGGTACTTCAACGTCTTCGGCCCCAGACAGGGCTTTAATCAGTACGCCGGCGTCATCAGCATCTTCATCAACCGCGCGCTGAAGAACGAACCGCTGGTCATTTTTGGGGACGGAAAGCAGACAAGGGACTTCATCTACGTGAAAGACGTTGTGAGAGCCAACCTGCTGGTGGCTGAGAGCAGGCGCGCCAACGGGAGGGTCTTCAACGTTGCCACCGGAAGAGGAACAAGCATACTGGAGCTCGCCACCAAGATAATCGAGATAACCGGAGCAAATACGTCAATCCTCTTCGATAAGCCGAGACCCGGCGACATAAGGCACAGTCTCGCCGACATAGGAGAGATAAGAAAGCTCGGCTTCGAGCCGGAGTTCTCGCTGGAGGAAGGACTAAAGAAAACGGTGGAGTGGTACGCTACGGACCATTGGAGGGGAGGGTAA
- a CDS encoding adenylosuccinate synthetase — MPSYIVVGGQWGDEGKGSVIAYLALKDEPEIIARGGVGTNAGHSVFISGKKYAVRQLPTAFIQRKARLLVGAGVLVDPGVFFRELEHLRDFNVAERVGIDYRCSIIEDEHKRLDRSNSHLHEEIGTTGSGCGPANADRVMRRARLARDVPELEPYLTDVAQEVNDALDDGKLVLIEGTQGFGLSLYYGTYPYVTSKDTTASAIASDVGIGPTRVDDVIVVFKSFPTRVGAGPFPTEMSQEEAEKLGLIEYGTVTGRRRRVGWFDFDFARYSARINGATMLALTMLDKYDRDAFGVTDYDKLPKRAKEFVEEIEERVGVPVGLIKTGPELEHIIDRREVI; from the coding sequence ATGCCGAGCTACATCGTTGTTGGAGGCCAGTGGGGAGACGAGGGCAAGGGTTCCGTTATAGCTTACCTTGCCCTGAAGGACGAACCCGAAATCATAGCGCGCGGTGGAGTGGGGACGAACGCAGGACACAGCGTTTTTATCAGCGGTAAAAAGTACGCGGTGAGACAGCTGCCGACGGCCTTTATCCAGAGAAAAGCAAGACTTCTCGTCGGCGCCGGCGTTCTCGTTGATCCTGGAGTTTTCTTCCGCGAACTTGAGCACCTCAGGGACTTCAACGTAGCCGAAAGGGTTGGAATAGACTACCGCTGTTCCATAATCGAGGATGAACACAAGAGGCTCGACCGTTCGAATTCCCACCTTCACGAGGAGATAGGCACAACCGGGAGCGGCTGCGGGCCGGCAAACGCCGACAGGGTCATGAGACGAGCAAGGCTTGCAAGGGACGTCCCCGAGCTTGAACCCTACCTGACGGATGTCGCCCAAGAGGTCAACGACGCCCTTGATGACGGAAAGCTCGTGCTCATTGAAGGAACGCAGGGCTTCGGGCTGAGCCTCTACTACGGAACCTACCCCTACGTGACCTCGAAGGACACGACCGCCTCCGCCATAGCGAGCGACGTTGGAATAGGTCCGACGAGGGTTGATGACGTCATAGTCGTCTTCAAGAGCTTCCCGACGAGGGTAGGGGCGGGACCGTTTCCAACCGAGATGAGCCAAGAGGAAGCAGAAAAGCTGGGGCTCATCGAATACGGAACCGTCACCGGTAGGAGGCGCCGCGTGGGCTGGTTTGACTTCGACTTCGCCCGCTATTCGGCGAGGATAAACGGTGCAACGATGCTCGCACTGACGATGCTCGACAAGTACGACAGGGATGCCTTCGGCGTTACTGACTACGACAAACTGCCGAAGAGGGCGAAAGAGTTCGTTGAAGAAATCGAGGAGCGCGTCGGTGTTCCCGTTGGGCTCATCAAGACAGGGCCGGAGCTGGAGCACATAATAGATAGAAGGGAAGTCATCTGA
- a CDS encoding alpha/beta hydrolase: MNVYKAKFGEPKLGWVVLVHGLGEHSGRYERLISMLTDAGFAVYAFDWPGHGRSPGKRGHTSIEEAMNIVDGIIEEIGERPFLFGHSLGGLAVIRYAETRPDKIRGVIASSPALAKSPKTPSFMVALAKFLGKIAPGVTLSNGLDPKLLSRNPEAVKRYVEDPLVHDRISARLGRSTFENMELAHREAEKIRVPVLILVGTGDIITPPEGSRRLLSELTVEDKEIREFEGTYHEIFEDPEWADEFHKAIVGWLVEMAKRESIR; encoded by the coding sequence ATGAATGTGTATAAAGCCAAATTTGGCGAACCCAAGCTCGGCTGGGTCGTTCTTGTCCACGGCCTCGGAGAACACAGCGGAAGGTATGAAAGGCTAATTTCGATGCTCACCGATGCCGGCTTCGCCGTCTATGCCTTTGACTGGCCCGGCCACGGGAGGAGTCCCGGCAAGAGGGGACACACGAGCATAGAGGAGGCAATGAACATCGTCGACGGTATCATCGAGGAAATTGGGGAGAGGCCGTTCCTATTCGGCCACAGCCTTGGAGGGCTGGCGGTAATAAGGTACGCGGAAACCAGGCCCGACAAAATAAGGGGTGTGATAGCTTCCTCTCCTGCACTAGCGAAAAGTCCAAAGACGCCCTCATTCATGGTGGCCCTGGCAAAGTTCCTCGGAAAAATCGCGCCGGGAGTAACGCTCTCCAACGGTCTCGATCCAAAGCTTCTCTCCCGGAATCCTGAGGCAGTGAAGCGCTACGTGGAAGACCCACTCGTTCACGACAGGATTTCGGCGAGACTTGGCAGGAGCACCTTCGAAAACATGGAGCTGGCACACAGAGAGGCTGAAAAGATAAGGGTCCCCGTACTCATCCTCGTCGGCACGGGAGACATCATAACACCCCCCGAGGGCTCCAGAAGACTTCTCAGTGAACTCACCGTTGAGGACAAGGAGATAAGGGAATTTGAAGGGACCTACCACGAGATATTCGAGGACCCGGAATGGGCGGACGAGTTCCACAAAGCTATAGTGGGATGGCTGGTTGAAATGGCAAAAAGGGAAAGCATCAGATGA
- a CDS encoding type II toxin-antitoxin system VapC family toxin — protein MKLFIDTNLFVYLLTKTPEDERRIVEFYVELIENHSLYTSPLVLDETIHVAKKKYGVPYNLSIEFIDEKVLPYVEVLPLAVFDYLTAREIIVKYNLRPSDALHVAVIENNGLQAMVSEDEDFDVLPLKRLWLGD, from the coding sequence ATGAAGCTCTTCATTGATACAAACCTCTTCGTTTACCTCCTAACTAAGACCCCCGAGGATGAGAGAAGAATAGTCGAGTTCTACGTCGAACTGATTGAAAACCATAGCCTTTACACAAGTCCGCTGGTTCTTGACGAGACCATTCACGTTGCAAAGAAGAAATATGGTGTCCCGTACAATCTTTCGATTGAATTCATAGATGAAAAGGTTCTCCCCTACGTTGAAGTTCTTCCCCTCGCAGTCTTTGATTACCTAACTGCTCGGGAAATTATCGTCAAATACAACCTCCGTCCCTCCGATGCCCTTCACGTTGCAGTCATAGAGAACAATGGCCTTCAGGCCATGGTCAGCGAGGATGAAGACTTCGACGTTCTTCCGCTGAAAAGGCTCTGGCTCGGTGATTGA
- a CDS encoding AbrB/MazE/SpoVT family DNA-binding domain-containing protein yields MIPLVSIRLKVGPKGQIVIPKVFREAYGIKEGGEVVVEPTNKGLIIMPKKGKEELIEELLEWKHKRARGKPAKLGELKGISLEDEFDEIWGIEE; encoded by the coding sequence GTGATACCCTTGGTTAGTATCCGTCTCAAGGTCGGCCCGAAGGGACAGATAGTCATTCCAAAGGTTTTCAGGGAAGCTTACGGCATAAAAGAGGGTGGAGAGGTCGTAGTTGAGCCCACTAACAAGGGATTGATAATTATGCCCAAGAAGGGCAAAGAAGAGCTGATTGAAGAGCTCCTCGAGTGGAAACACAAAAGAGCCAGAGGTAAGCCCGCCAAACTCGGTGAGCTGAAAGGGATAAGCCTTGAAGACGAGTTCGACGAAATTTGGGGGATTGAAGAATGA
- a CDS encoding iron-sulfur cluster assembly protein has product MRAEEVLELLRGVENPFTGMDIVSEGLVTKVVVEEDKTTIYVAFARNTPVHPFAMAVNWPIQARIVRDMVKVLGGKLGYFEIVDDTTLQRYYPLEDEMEV; this is encoded by the coding sequence TTGAGGGCTGAGGAAGTACTGGAGCTCCTAAGGGGCGTTGAAAACCCCTTTACAGGCATGGACATAGTCAGCGAGGGCCTCGTCACAAAGGTGGTCGTGGAAGAGGACAAGACCACGATATACGTCGCATTTGCCCGGAACACTCCGGTACATCCCTTTGCCATGGCCGTCAACTGGCCGATTCAGGCCAGAATCGTGAGGGACATGGTAAAGGTTTTAGGTGGAAAGCTGGGATACTTTGAGATAGTTGACGACACCACCCTGCAGAGGTACTACCCTCTTGAAGATGAAATGGAGGTATAG
- a CDS encoding ArsA family ATPase, with amino-acid sequence MREFLLPTEGFRAVFVIGKGGVGKTTTSAALATAIARKGYRTLIVSLDPAHNLGDVFMVKLSDKPKELRENLYASELDMEKLIKGYLKHLEDNLKHMYRYLTVINLEKYFEVLSFSPGIEEYATLEAIRNILLEGEKWDVIVFDTPPTGLTLRVLALPRISLIWADKLIEIRKKILERRRMIAKVHGDRKFQLEGKEFTLPKEEEEDPVMKELLEYRKEVEFVEKVITDPNKTSVVAVMNPEMLPLYETERAYESLKKFRIPLNMIVINKVITVEREIPEIKVKLDAQKKVLEEIERKFKKVEIIKVPMFAEEPRGLEWLERLGGMVLEG; translated from the coding sequence ATGAGGGAGTTCCTGCTTCCAACGGAAGGCTTTCGGGCGGTTTTTGTGATAGGAAAAGGCGGTGTCGGTAAGACCACAACCAGCGCCGCTCTGGCAACGGCCATCGCGAGGAAAGGGTACAGGACGCTTATTGTATCTCTAGACCCGGCACACAACCTCGGCGACGTTTTCATGGTAAAGCTCTCGGACAAGCCGAAGGAACTGAGAGAAAATCTCTACGCGAGCGAACTCGACATGGAGAAGCTCATAAAGGGCTACCTTAAGCATCTGGAGGACAACCTCAAGCACATGTACCGCTATCTGACCGTGATAAACCTGGAGAAGTACTTTGAGGTTCTCAGCTTTTCCCCGGGAATAGAGGAGTACGCCACCCTCGAAGCCATCAGGAACATACTACTTGAGGGGGAGAAATGGGACGTGATAGTCTTTGACACGCCCCCGACGGGCCTAACACTCCGTGTTCTGGCCCTGCCCCGGATATCACTGATCTGGGCCGACAAGCTCATAGAGATAAGGAAGAAGATACTGGAACGGAGGAGGATGATAGCCAAGGTTCACGGTGATCGTAAGTTCCAGCTGGAGGGGAAGGAGTTCACTCTTCCAAAGGAGGAGGAAGAGGACCCCGTGATGAAGGAGCTTCTGGAATACAGAAAGGAGGTGGAGTTCGTCGAGAAGGTAATAACAGACCCCAATAAGACCTCCGTAGTGGCCGTTATGAACCCCGAGATGCTGCCGCTGTACGAGACCGAAAGGGCCTACGAGAGCCTCAAGAAGTTCCGGATTCCCCTCAACATGATAGTGATAAACAAAGTGATAACCGTCGAGAGGGAAATACCGGAAATAAAGGTCAAGCTGGACGCCCAGAAGAAGGTTCTCGAAGAGATCGAAAGGAAGTTCAAGAAGGTTGAGATAATCAAAGTGCCCATGTTCGCCGAGGAACCCCGCGGACTGGAATGGCTCGAAAGGCTCGGAGGCATGGTTCTTGAGGGCTGA